TGTCTCTGTATTCCTCGAGGGCatatttaatctaatttattgatattttatgaattcatAAGAAtatagtacttatttttttttaatttaagttatgCAAAAATACAAGTAAGAAGTAAAAATAGgcattacatatttttaaaatatattgctacaaatatatgtataatgcttgaaatgagaaaaataagtaaagaAGGACTTGAAATGTGATTAATGATTTTTCAAAGACGTgcgataatattttttcaacttcacggacctaaaatgtaAGAACCTCATTTTCCATATACTATTCCCTTCGttccgctttagcagtcccattgacttttctgtcatctttttgtaaaaatgataaaaaatagttaaagtggagtaatggtaaagtaagagagacaataatgtagataagactcttctttatattattctctctcttaatttatcatttctcatctttaactattttttatcatttttacaaaaatatgacagaaaagtcaatgagactgctaaaatgggacgaagggagtactaattttgaGATTTACTCTTAactaaatactactccactaaGTAGATTCGTCTTCTGTTACTGACCctcttatattttgtttagtcTTAACTACTTagtattatttctatttcaagTAAGAACTAAAATAGTCAAATTAAGGTGGTGTTCGATTgacaagataaaataatatcaagataaAATTTAGCATTGAGtcgtgagattattttaattatagagGATTagctatccatctaggattgagttatgTGGTTGAATTTCATGAACCAAACTcataacaaatttaatcttggatacaatcttgcaaactgaACGTCCTAATATAATAAacttaattagatatttttttattatatttcaaatacaatttcATTATCATCAATCCTTAATTTACCATGTAAAAAAACAGACACTAGTTCGTAATATTGGAGTACTAGTTTGCAACGAGAAAGAAAGCAGCAGTCGATGGAAATCCAGAAATAAACAGAAATTCCCTTTTGATTTCTGATCAAAATCGAACCGTCGCTGAGATATAGAGATTCATGGCGTCATTTGGGTCTATCAAGCAAGCAATTTTCGAGAAACAAGCAAGAAAGCAgtatgtatttctttttttccttgttaaaatttttatgtatagGTCAGAGAATTCTGAATTAGGATATCCGGACAATCAGGCAGTATCAGGACCATATACGAGGGCTCAACGCATTCGATCGCCACAAGAAATTTTTGAATGATTACGGTCAGTTGTTGAATTTTAGTTTCATCAATTTATGACTGTTGCTAATGCTAGGATAGGTATGTTATGAACAATCACagcattaaataaaatattatttcatgttATATGTACTACTAGTATGTATATGCGTTTCTGGTTCTTCTGTGGGAAGAGCATTTGGGGATATAAGCAGAGctcaatcattttttatgaagtcatttttattttatggttgCAGTTGCTTATTATGGAAAAGAGAAATCTGCTCGAGAAATATTGCCAGTTAAAACTGACCAAGACACCATTAGAGAAGGATATCGGTAGGTTTCATTcgtttgattttaaaatgttCCTGCGAGTTCGAGCTTCGAAGAAATTGAGTTTTCAAATGGTCTGTTGTGACAACCAAGTAGAAGTTATTTGTTTGGCTTTGGGAGCTAGTGAACAATGTAAAGCTTTTAATAGAAAACATAAGccctactatatatattaggCTTTATACTGGTATTTAACCATACAAAGTCCACTGATTTAGTATTAATACTTTGTATATGTGTAAGTTTTTGTCATTGAAATACAtttagaaattgaaatgatATGTTCTTGAAATCATTGATTGTTTGTACCTTTGGTTTGAAAATCTAAATCCAACATGTAAGTATGCTATATGACCCCATCCCTAACATAGGACCTAAAGCCTAATGAATAACGCTGCAGTTTGATTATTTGAGCTCTTATGTTTAGTCAGTGATCCTAACTATATCTTTCGTCATATTGCCAAAAGGTTCATAATGACTGAGGAAGATGACATGAATCATTCTTGGGAACACAAGCTAGTAAAGCGCTACTATGACAAGCTGTTCAAGGAGTATCCTTTGCTTTAGTGATATTAGTATCTTACTATGTTATTGGTTTCTCGTGTCTTTCTATTGCCCCCCTGGGTTTGAAAATCAGTAAACATGATTCAATCACGTCGTTGAAGCCGTGAAAGACAATTCATGTATTGGAGGGTGAGCGCAGTGATATAGCTATGTGACTATGTCCTTTATTTCGGATTGGATCTGTCAAGTCTATGTTTACTAATGACATTgagaaatttattttgcacattCACATGGCCAAGTAGTTAGAAAAATGTTAACTCAGGGACAATAGATAGTTCTCGGGTTACTAGTGGACATATGACGAACCAATATGCCAAAACATTTGactccaaaatataaaaaaatgctaGTTATACCAAACTTAGTGTTGAAGTAACTAGTGAAAATGTTGTCATGTCATCTTACTAATTCTCTTCccaaaaatatgcatatatatttgtcAAGTGACGTTCAACATCATGATACATACAATGTTGTGTTATGACAAAGTTCTTATAGAATCTTTAGTTGCTATATTGGTTTTTGAGAAACGAATTCTTCCaacttatttatttctcttaacGCTTTCAAGATATTGCATAGCTGACATGTCCCATTACAAGACTGGCAAGGTATGAGTTTTTTTATCCTTAGTAGCTAGTAGGCATTTATAGTCAATTGGATCCCACCCCATCACTCGTTATTACTTTACCTCTAGAGCCTAGAGGAATGATCAAAATTTGTAGACTCAATCTCTTCCAACAGTAATCAAAGAAAACAGCTGGCTTCCTAGATGCTCAACTTCAGCCAGATGGTGGATTATGAACTGCAGTATCTTTGATTAAACCCAAGGAATGCTAATTATTTTTGGCTTGGATATGTATGGAGATGTCCATCTATCTCATACATATATTCTGCTTGTTGTTTACTACTCCTTAGATTTCTTAAACGAGGGCCCTTTTTGGAATATAAGAGAATTTGAATGAACACTTGTTACTTTCAGCATATTTCAGAACGAATTTAGTTGGGCTAGCTAGTAAGACTCACCAACTTAGCTATACAGTATATTTAAGTGACCTACAACATGCATGCAACTATTTTTTCTGTAGTTTTGCatgatttagtttttttatacaAAGCCTTTTGCTAAAGCGCAGCTTGTTCTCTTTTTAGATTGGTCTTAGATGGAGGACTGAAAAGGAAGTAATAGCTGGGAAAGGTATGGTTTACTTCAAATTCCTTTTCTCCTATTAAGTAGTAAGTAATTAGGACAGCCTTCAACTATAAGTGTtaattgaaacatttttaCCGAAGCACTCAAAATGATGCTTGTAGCATGATTCTTCCTCTGTCCAGCATTTAGTTGTAGCAGAACTTATCTTCTAACTTTCGCATTACAGTTGTTAGTATAACTTATAGTGATAAGTCAATATCTTCACAGCCAATGAAAATAAAGGAGAACAAATCTTGGGAGGGCCCCAAGATTATGTCTTATGCTTttgtaaattcaaaatataatcttttgAATGTAAACAATAAGTTGGCAAATAAAAACACTATTCTAGAATTCGTAGAACCAGGTAAAGGTAGTTAGTTATCTTTTGTAAGCTAACCATCTTTAATGCtttaaaaacttaattatGAAGTTGATTCTAGGTCTCCATGAATTGTATTGAAAACCACTAACTTTCTGGATCATGGAAGTCAAGCATGAGTGAAAAATGATGCTTTCTCTTCATTCTCAGTTTGAAGTCAagtttttgt
The nucleotide sequence above comes from Salvia hispanica cultivar TCC Black 2014 chromosome 5, UniMelb_Shisp_WGS_1.0, whole genome shotgun sequence. Encoded proteins:
- the LOC125189087 gene encoding protein FRA10AC1 isoform X1, which produces MASFGSIKQAIFEKQARKQQYQDHIRGLNAFDRHKKFLNDYVAYYGKEKSAREILPVKTDQDTIREGYRFIMTEEDDMNHSWEHKLVKRYYDKLFKEYCIADMSHYKTGKIGLRWRTEKEVIAGKGQFVCGNKHCDHKDGLSSYEVNFSYFEAGENKQALVKLVACEGCAEKLYYKKQKEKERLKRIESEKHQRKRDRSESDDDTTSKHGKSKERRKGGGKALTSDGEHKPDDDDENFDEYLCGMFP
- the LOC125189087 gene encoding protein FRA10AC1 isoform X2, yielding MASFGSIKQAIFEKQARKQQYQDHIRGLNAFDRHKKFLNDYVAYYGKEKSAREILPVKTDQDTIREGYRFIMTEEDDMNHSWEHKLVKRYYDKLFKEYCIADMSHYKTGKIGLRWRTEKEVIAGKGQFVCGNKHCDHKDGLSSYEVNFSYFEAGENKQALVKLVACEGCAEKLYYKKQKEKERLKRIESEKHQRKRDRSESDDDTTSKHGKSKERRKGGKALTSDGEHKPDDDDENFDEYLCGMFP
- the LOC125189087 gene encoding protein FRA10AC1 isoform X3 — its product is MASFGSIKQAIFEKQARKQQYQDHIRGLNAFDRHKKFLNDYVAYYGKEKSAREILPVKTDQDTIREGYRFIMTEEDDMNHSWEHKLVKRYYDKLFKEYCIADMSHYKTGKIGLRWRTEKEVIAGKEKLYYKKQKEKERLKRIESEKHQRKRDRSESDDDTTSKHGKSKERRKGGGKALTSDGEHKPDDDDENFDEYLCGMFP